A single window of Candoia aspera isolate rCanAsp1 chromosome 3, rCanAsp1.hap2, whole genome shotgun sequence DNA harbors:
- the LOC134494556 gene encoding sphingomyelin phosphodiesterase 5-like produces MGLRESPYSSRFLGSLDTGLRQIFFPSYWLASQLLALQQTTAEKRTRARLALRVVVWGPPLLLLLLLYAPVVLLALLVWLPLQAARRPFAYLHTPARAPPEPWVLPGQARAVSLLSGNVCLLPEGLAKFSNLWRTQWRAAHIAQSLAQVAQLSTYCVPAAPPDVPHKPPGPPASPRSQPQWDADMTVEKAEAAAVAANGPWEISACFPHNIDFLFLQEVFDLQASAHLCQLLGPHFEHIVYDVGTYGLQACSALKMLNSGLFLASRYPLLAVAFHCYPNGTGEDAFSAKGLLCAQVQLGACQGQRVVGYLYCTHLHAHEADGPIRCDQLSLGLLWVQLFQDAHAQPGDVVAFDIYCGDLNFDTCSSVDEMEQGHEIFSLYTDPCRISPQKDKPWAIGTLMNYLRIYDEAVATPENLKRTLENPEERRKYLAGPILADGCPSPSAPSHEGRRIDYTLYREHPGPVALQTTVEKVFFITQLATCSDHLPIGLRLLVSSVAEPEV; encoded by the exons ATGGGCCTCCGGGAGTCGCCGTACTCCAGCCGCTTCCTGGGGAGCCTGGACACGGGGCTCCGGCAGATCTTCTTCCCCAGCTACTGGCTGGCGAGCCAGCTGCTGGCCTTGCAGCAGACCACGGCGGAGAAGCGGACCCGCGCGCGCCTCGCTCTACGGGTGGTGGTCTGGGgaccgccgctgctgctgctgctgctgctctacgCTCCGGTCGTGCTCCTGGCCTTACTGGTCTGGCTGCCCCTGCAGGCAGCCCGGCGACCCTTTGCCTACCTGCACACGCCGGCCCGAGCCCCTCCCGAGCCCTGGGTGCTCCCTGGTCAGGCCAGGGCTGTCAGCCTCCTCAGCGGGAACGTCTGCCTGCTCCCGGAGGGGCTAGCCAAGTTCAGCAACCTGTGGCGGACCCAGTGGCGTGCTGCCCACATAGCCCAGAGCCTGGCGCAGGTGGCACAGCTCTCCACCTACTGTGTCCCTGCCGCACCTCCTGATGTCCCACACAAGCCGCCTGGGCCCCCTGCCAGCCCCCGGAGCCAGCCCCAATGGGACGCTGACATGACTGTGGAGAAGGCAGAGGCGGCGGCAGTGGCGGCCAATGGGCCCTGGGAGATCTctgcctgttttccccacaacatcgactTTCTGTTCCTGCAGGAGGTCTTTGACCTGCAGGCTTCCGCCCACCTGTGCCAGCTCCTCGGCCCCCACTTTGAGCACATTGTCTATGATGTGGGCACCTATGGCCTGCAGGCCTGCTCCGCCCTGAAGATGCTGAACAGCGGGCTCTTCCTGGCCAGCCGCTACCCCCTCTTGGCGGTGGCATTCCACTGCTATCCCAACGGCACTGGCGAGGATGCCTTCAGTGCCAAGGGCCTGCTGTGCGCACAG GTGCAGCTGGGAGCTTGCCAAGGGCAAAGGGTCGTTGGATATCTGTACTGCACCCACCTGCACGCCCATGAAG CTGACGGACCGATCCGGTGCGACCAGCTCAGCCTCGGCCTGCTTTGGGTGCAGCTCTTCCAAGACGCACACGCACAGCCAGGGGATGTGGTGGCCTTTGACATCTACTGTGGGGACCTCAATTTCGACACCTGCTCCTCAG TTGATGAGATGGAACAAGGCCACGAGATCTTCAGCCTGTACACAGACCCGTGTCGCATCAGTCCTCAGAAGGACAAGCCTTGGGCAATCG GGACGCTGATGAACTACCTGCGCATCTACGATGAAGCTGTGGCCACCCCAGAGAACCTGAAGCG GACTCTGGAGAATCCGGAGGAGCGGAGGAAGTACCTGGCGGGCCCCATCCTGGCCGATGGCTGTCCCAGCCCCTCAGCCCCCAGTCACGAAGGGCGGCGCATTGATTACACTCTTTACCGGGAGCACCCAGGCCCTGTGGCATTGCAGACA